A section of the Candidatus Zixiibacteriota bacterium genome encodes:
- a CDS encoding glycosyltransferase, producing MKLKMMFRVLTTQIRFSIAASELFSFLLMTLALTLLPFSRTQAMGLLMRSHRNTRKLRRQLFIESIYKKFHLNSLEVVTRLFPKRIYVDRIYERRVFKLKEPRGKEKGVLLMKYSDTAAKVMLRYDLNKIMQDYYLVIEPSFSGYCTAEVLSLMELKGTKSLIQCPHKTDYDFIMRAGRSLVPVETGSNSWVDDRVFTDLSLPKEYDCIMVALWGDIKRHYLLFEAMEKINDPGYRVCLIGGPWGRLQKDIEELAEYYGVRDRIDFFEKLPPVEVNRLLNKSKVNALLSLKEGANKAIVEGFFANVPALAMEENLAIGTSYINEFTGRLTSREKLAETLLWFRDNYRSFQPRKWALDNIAPKISTAKIEETLKAIAAERGEPWTRSLVAKVNRPECEYYHPEEALSPLDLSLYSKQ from the coding sequence CACCACGCAGATTCGCTTCAGCATCGCCGCCAGCGAACTCTTCAGCTTTCTTCTAATGACTTTGGCATTGACATTATTGCCTTTTTCCAGAACGCAAGCGATGGGACTGCTGATGCGGTCACACCGCAATACCCGCAAGCTGAGAAGGCAGCTTTTTATCGAGAGCATCTATAAAAAATTCCATCTCAATTCGCTGGAGGTCGTCACCAGACTCTTCCCCAAGAGAATATATGTTGACCGGATATATGAAAGACGGGTTTTCAAACTGAAAGAGCCCCGGGGTAAGGAAAAAGGGGTGCTGTTAATGAAATACAGTGATACCGCCGCCAAAGTAATGCTCCGATACGACCTCAATAAAATCATGCAGGATTATTACCTCGTGATTGAGCCGAGTTTTTCCGGGTATTGCACAGCCGAGGTGTTGAGTCTTATGGAGCTGAAAGGAACTAAATCGTTAATACAATGCCCGCATAAAACGGACTATGACTTTATCATGAGAGCCGGCCGCAGCCTGGTGCCGGTTGAGACCGGTTCCAACAGTTGGGTCGATGACCGCGTTTTTACAGACTTGAGCCTTCCCAAGGAATATGACTGCATAATGGTGGCATTATGGGGGGATATTAAGCGGCATTACCTTCTCTTTGAGGCTATGGAAAAAATTAACGACCCCGGCTATCGCGTCTGTCTTATCGGTGGACCTTGGGGTCGCCTGCAAAAAGATATTGAAGAATTGGCCGAATATTATGGCGTTCGCGATAGGATTGACTTCTTTGAGAAACTGCCGCCGGTTGAAGTCAACCGCCTGTTGAATAAGTCGAAAGTCAATGCCTTATTGAGTCTGAAGGAAGGGGCTAATAAGGCTATTGTTGAAGGTTTTTTTGCCAATGTGCCGGCGCTGGCGATGGAAGAAAATCTCGCCATCGGGACCTCTTATATCAACGAATTTACGGGGCGCCTGACCAGCCGGGAAAAGCTGGCTGAGACATTGCTCTGGTTTCGCGATAATTACAGGAGCTTTCAACCCCGTAAATGGGCGTTGGACAATATCGCTCCGAAAATATCCACGGCAAAAATCGAGGAGACACTAAAAGCAATAGCGGCCGAGCGGGGTGAGCCCTGGACCCGGTCATTGGTAGCAAAAGTCAATCGCCCCGAGTGTGAATACTACCACCCGGAGGAGGCGCTTTCGCCCTTGGATTTGAGCCTGTACAGCAAGCAATAA